In Synechocystis sp. PCC 6714, the following are encoded in one genomic region:
- a CDS encoding SH3 domain-containing protein, which yields MAALASLGTPVFARGISTLKAADPNTRINVRTQPTIKSSAPQYGLPGDKVEVIKCVQDKDTKNSDLNWCEVKFVKSKAVGWIRSDFIIFADGGE from the coding sequence TTGGCTGCTTTGGCAAGCTTGGGCACTCCCGTCTTTGCCCGGGGTATTTCTACCCTCAAAGCAGCGGATCCCAATACTCGTATTAATGTAAGAACTCAGCCCACTATCAAGTCCAGTGCTCCCCAGTATGGGCTACCCGGTGACAAAGTTGAGGTGATCAAATGTGTTCAGGATAAGGACACTAAAAATAGTGATTTGAATTGGTGTGAAGTTAAATTCGTTAAATCGAAAGCTGTCGGTTGGATACGCAGTGACTTTATTATTTTTGCCGACGGGGGCGAATAG
- a CDS encoding ABC transporter ATP-binding protein produces the protein MTLSPTANGDRQDSSQTDVLLRLEEVAKIYGEGETEVKALANVSLAIKRGSYCAIMGASGSGKSTMMNIIGCLDRPSLGHYFLDGEDVSGLSADQLAKIRNRKIGFVFQQFYLLPQMTALENVMLPMIYAGIPPEMRKEKAIAALVRVGLSQRLHNRPNQLSGGQQQRVAIARAIVNEPLLLLADEPTGALDSHTTEEVLAIFEQLHSSGITIVVVTHEADVASHSERIISFQDGKIVRDHVIKS, from the coding sequence ATGACCCTTTCCCCAACCGCCAACGGCGATCGCCAGGATTCTTCCCAGACCGATGTGCTACTGCGTCTAGAGGAAGTAGCGAAAATTTATGGGGAGGGGGAAACGGAAGTCAAAGCTTTGGCCAATGTCAGTTTGGCAATCAAACGGGGGAGTTATTGCGCCATTATGGGGGCCTCCGGTTCGGGAAAATCTACCATGATGAATATCATTGGCTGCTTGGACCGTCCCAGCCTAGGCCATTATTTCCTCGACGGGGAAGACGTATCGGGTTTGAGTGCTGATCAGTTGGCCAAAATTCGTAACCGCAAAATCGGCTTTGTTTTTCAGCAGTTCTATCTGTTGCCCCAAATGACAGCCTTGGAAAATGTCATGTTGCCGATGATTTATGCAGGCATACCGCCGGAAATGAGAAAAGAAAAAGCCATCGCCGCTTTGGTAAGAGTGGGTTTAAGCCAAAGGTTACATAACCGCCCCAATCAACTATCCGGGGGGCAACAACAACGGGTGGCGATCGCCAGGGCCATTGTCAACGAACCATTGCTACTATTGGCGGACGAACCCACCGGGGCTTTAGATTCCCACACCACCGAGGAAGTATTGGCCATTTTTGAGCAGTTACATAGTAGCGGCATTACCATTGTGGTAGTAACCCACGAAGCAGATGTGGCTAGTCACAGTGAACGAATTATTTCCTTTCAGGATGGCAAAATTGTCCGGGATCATGTCATTAAAAGTTAA
- the proA gene encoding glutamate-5-semialdehyde dehydrogenase — MVLSTSASSLHTLAHNARQAALHLGTLTTIERNRAIAAMADGLTAAMPEILAANREDCAEAEAAGIAKPLYNRLLLGESKLKSTIVGVKDVEHLPDPLGQVTLHRQLDEGLVLKRVGCPLGVLGVIFEARPEALIQISSLAIKSGNAVILKGGREATRSCQVLTAVIQTALAKTAVSPEAVNLLTTREEIRELLGLNQYVDLIIPRGSNEFVQYIQQNTHIPVLGHADGICHLYLDAQADLAKAIPVTVDAKTQYPAACNAIETLLVHGAIAAEFLPPLAQALRQKDVILRGDSETQRLIDCEPATEADWHTEYSDLILSIKIVDSLEAAIEHINQYGSKHTDGIITENLSAAEQFCQRVDSAGVYHNCSTRFADGFRYGFGAEVGISTQKMPPRGPVGLEGLVTYKYQLWGQGQIAATYTGHGAKPFSHLDL; from the coding sequence ATGGTTCTTTCCACCAGTGCTTCTTCCCTCCACACCCTTGCCCACAACGCCCGTCAAGCGGCCCTGCACTTGGGCACCCTAACCACCATTGAACGTAATCGGGCGATCGCCGCCATGGCGGATGGTCTAACGGCCGCGATGCCAGAAATTTTAGCTGCTAACCGGGAAGATTGTGCTGAAGCTGAAGCGGCGGGGATAGCGAAACCCCTTTACAATCGTCTGCTACTGGGGGAAAGTAAGCTCAAAAGCACTATTGTTGGGGTAAAGGATGTGGAGCATTTGCCGGATCCTTTGGGGCAGGTTACCCTCCACCGACAACTGGACGAGGGTTTGGTTTTAAAAAGAGTCGGCTGTCCCCTGGGGGTATTGGGGGTGATTTTTGAAGCCCGCCCGGAGGCCCTGATCCAAATTAGTAGCCTGGCCATCAAGTCTGGTAATGCCGTAATTCTTAAAGGAGGTCGGGAAGCTACCCGTTCCTGTCAAGTTTTAACCGCAGTGATCCAAACAGCCTTGGCTAAGACCGCTGTCAGTCCCGAAGCTGTTAACTTGCTCACTACGAGGGAGGAAATTCGGGAATTATTGGGTCTGAACCAGTATGTGGATTTAATTATTCCCCGGGGTTCTAACGAGTTTGTTCAGTATATTCAGCAGAACACCCACATTCCTGTGTTGGGCCACGCCGACGGTATTTGTCACCTTTACCTAGATGCCCAGGCGGATTTGGCTAAGGCCATTCCCGTAACAGTGGACGCAAAAACCCAATACCCCGCCGCTTGCAATGCCATTGAAACTCTGTTGGTGCACGGGGCGATCGCCGCTGAATTTTTACCACCCTTGGCCCAAGCCCTAAGGCAGAAAGACGTTATTCTCCGGGGGGATAGTGAAACCCAAAGATTAATTGACTGTGAACCGGCCACCGAAGCGGATTGGCACACGGAGTACAGTGATCTCATCCTTTCAATCAAAATTGTTGATTCCCTAGAAGCGGCGATCGAGCATATTAACCAGTATGGTTCCAAGCACACCGATGGCATTATCACTGAAAATTTGAGCGCTGCAGAACAGTTTTGTCAGCGGGTGGATTCAGCGGGGGTTTACCACAATTGCAGTACCCGCTTTGCCGACGGTTTCCGTTATGGTTTTGGCGCAGAGGTGGGCATCAGCACCCAAAAAATGCCCCCCCGAGGCCCTGTGGGGTTAGAGGGTCTAGTTACTTATAAATACCAACTCTGGGGCCAGGGACAAATTGCGGCGACCTATACGGGGCATGGGGCAAAACCATTTTCCCACCTTGATCTTTAG
- a CDS encoding DUF3177 family protein has translation MEVDGVWLRLIWLDYRLAVIVSVLIPLVLIIWSALKRVDAINRLLIIYWRVASLLMVTVYLLIPGWSLAFFTGFAARCLIPISLWFWVDLNDEIKDLPPSPLKLATTTWRWAITIFSCFAILVNIPFLSCGLNGTGGAESFCQVWLQPPLHYKAWFHANSNTGFLGFLGIVGLVAYVIYFLSFLIFRLGRQGRSALDH, from the coding sequence ATGGAAGTAGACGGTGTTTGGTTACGGTTGATCTGGTTAGATTATCGCTTGGCGGTCATTGTCTCTGTGCTTATTCCCCTGGTGCTGATTATTTGGTCGGCCCTTAAACGGGTGGATGCCATTAACCGTTTATTGATCATCTATTGGCGGGTGGCCAGTTTGTTAATGGTGACGGTTTATTTGCTCATTCCCGGTTGGTCGCTGGCTTTCTTCACTGGCTTTGCCGCCCGCTGTTTAATTCCCATCAGTTTATGGTTCTGGGTTGACCTCAATGATGAAATCAAGGACCTGCCCCCTTCTCCCTTAAAACTAGCCACTACTACTTGGCGTTGGGCTATCACTATTTTTTCCTGCTTTGCCATCTTGGTGAATATTCCTTTCCTCTCCTGTGGGTTGAACGGTACTGGGGGAGCAGAAAGTTTCTGTCAAGTTTGGTTGCAACCGCCTCTGCACTACAAAGCTTGGTTCCACGCTAACTCCAACACCGGTTTTCTTGGTTTTTTGGGCATTGTTGGCTTGGTGGCATACGTGATTTATTTTCTCTCTTTCCTCATTTTTCGTCTGGGTCGTCAAGGGCGATCGGCTCTGGATCACTAG
- the coaBC gene encoding bifunctional phosphopantothenoylcysteine decarboxylase/phosphopantothenate--cysteine ligase CoaBC: MVKGKRILIGVGGGIAAYKICEVVSQLFQQGAEVRVILTAEGERFVTPLTFTTLARHPAYCDADFWQPIHHRPLHIDLGEWADIFLIAPLTAHTLAKLSQGFADDLLSNTVLASRCPVLLAPAMNTDMWEQEAVQRNLRQLLGDRRYHLLAPNGGLLACDRRGMGRLAEPAQIMHRLQALLFTGGQEDLRGKRILITAGGTQEYLDAVRFIGNPSTGKMGLALAQSAVDRGATVTLIHGSIGDLPIPMGVTSIAVVNAGQMQKALLEQAPSADWIVMAAAVADVKPAQTLTGKIAKRDLPESLPLAPVPDLIAQVGEQKQPHQLLVGFAAQAGDIITPAQEKLQRKNLDVIIANPIDQPQAGFGTDSNQAVIIDRHGSQTAIAPCSKLAMAHWIWQYLLEHGSGV, from the coding sequence ATGGTGAAGGGGAAACGCATCCTAATTGGGGTGGGGGGCGGCATTGCCGCCTACAAAATTTGTGAAGTGGTGTCCCAACTATTCCAGCAAGGGGCGGAGGTGCGGGTAATCCTCACCGCTGAGGGGGAGAGATTTGTTACTCCCTTGACCTTTACCACCCTGGCTCGCCATCCCGCCTACTGCGACGCCGATTTTTGGCAACCGATACATCACCGTCCCCTCCATATTGATTTGGGGGAATGGGCAGATATTTTCCTGATTGCTCCCCTCACAGCTCACACACTGGCCAAATTGAGCCAAGGTTTTGCCGACGATTTACTCAGCAATACAGTGTTAGCTTCCCGCTGTCCGGTGCTATTGGCCCCCGCCATGAATACGGATATGTGGGAACAGGAAGCGGTGCAAAGGAATTTACGACAATTACTAGGCGATCGCCGTTATCATTTGTTGGCCCCCAATGGGGGATTGTTGGCCTGTGACCGTCGAGGGATGGGGCGTTTGGCGGAACCGGCGCAAATTATGCATCGACTGCAAGCACTTTTGTTCACCGGAGGCCAGGAAGATTTACGGGGTAAAAGGATTTTGATTACCGCCGGAGGCACCCAGGAATATCTAGATGCAGTGCGTTTTATTGGTAATCCTTCCACCGGCAAAATGGGTTTGGCCCTAGCTCAATCGGCGGTTGATCGGGGGGCAACGGTGACTCTTATCCATGGATCCATAGGGGATTTGCCCATACCCATGGGAGTAACCAGTATTGCGGTGGTTAACGCTGGGCAAATGCAAAAAGCCCTCCTCGAACAGGCTCCCTCAGCGGATTGGATTGTGATGGCCGCCGCTGTGGCCGATGTTAAACCAGCCCAAACGTTGACTGGCAAAATAGCTAAACGGGATTTACCCGAAAGCTTGCCTTTGGCTCCAGTGCCGGATTTGATCGCCCAGGTTGGTGAACAAAAACAGCCTCATCAATTACTGGTGGGTTTTGCTGCCCAAGCAGGAGATATTATTACCCCCGCCCAAGAAAAGTTGCAGAGGAAAAATCTAGATGTGATTATTGCCAATCCCATTGACCAACCCCAGGCAGGCTTTGGCACCGACAGTAATCAGGCTGTAATTATTGACCGCCACGGTTCCCAAACGGCGATCGCCCCCTGTTCTAAGCTGGCCATGGCCCATTGGATTTGGCAATATCTGTTAGAACATGGATCTGGGGTTTAA
- a CDS encoding glycosyltransferase, protein MVTFFLISTAISCLIWCFLLVGWGNFWRCDQILDLNNSLSLNDYPPVTAIVPARDEATVLGKSLPTLLQQHYPGGLRIILVDDQSDDGTAAVAQSIATDLGQGDRLEVVVGQPLPSGWSGKLWAVEQGWQTVQSNNFSSDSRPDYIFLTDADIAHGPQTIKILVEKAHREKLALVSLMVMLRCQSVWEKLLIPAFIFFFQKLYPFPLVNNAQSKTAAAAGGCILIQRSALQTIGGISALKEALIDDCTLAQKVKAAELPIWLGLTRENWSLRPYDRLETIWQMVSRTAYTQLSYNPLLLIGTLLGMALVYLTAPVALILAIIGGNPTLAFLAGFTWILMAIAYGPTLKLYGRSQWWGLALPFIALLYSLMTLDSAWQHWRGRGGGWKGRVYVPPTGN, encoded by the coding sequence ATGGTCACCTTTTTTTTGATATCTACGGCAATCTCTTGTCTAATTTGGTGCTTTCTTTTGGTGGGTTGGGGGAATTTCTGGCGTTGCGATCAGATCCTAGATTTGAATAATTCATTGTCCTTAAATGATTACCCCCCAGTGACCGCTATTGTCCCAGCCCGGGATGAAGCAACGGTGTTGGGGAAAAGTCTACCCACTCTATTGCAACAGCATTACCCAGGGGGATTAAGGATTATTTTGGTAGACGACCAAAGCGATGATGGCACTGCCGCTGTGGCCCAAAGTATAGCGACTGATCTGGGCCAAGGCGATCGCCTAGAGGTGGTGGTAGGGCAACCGTTACCTTCTGGGTGGTCAGGTAAATTATGGGCGGTGGAACAGGGTTGGCAAACAGTACAATCTAATAATTTCAGCTCAGATTCCCGGCCGGATTACATTTTTCTCACCGATGCGGACATTGCCCACGGCCCCCAAACAATCAAAATCTTGGTGGAAAAAGCCCACCGGGAAAAATTGGCCCTGGTATCCCTCATGGTGATGTTGCGCTGTCAGAGTGTATGGGAAAAATTACTTATTCCAGCCTTCATTTTCTTTTTCCAAAAACTCTATCCCTTCCCTTTAGTCAACAATGCCCAAAGTAAAACAGCGGCGGCGGCTGGGGGTTGTATCCTCATTCAACGATCAGCCTTGCAAACCATTGGTGGCATTTCAGCCCTTAAAGAAGCTTTAATTGACGACTGCACCCTAGCTCAAAAGGTAAAAGCTGCAGAACTACCCATTTGGCTAGGTTTAACCCGGGAAAATTGGAGTCTGCGCCCCTACGATCGCCTGGAGACCATTTGGCAGATGGTCAGTCGTACTGCCTACACCCAGCTTTCTTACAATCCCCTATTGTTAATTGGCACCCTATTGGGCATGGCCTTGGTCTATCTCACTGCCCCCGTTGCCCTAATATTGGCGATCATTGGGGGGAATCCAACCCTAGCTTTCTTGGCCGGCTTCACCTGGATTTTAATGGCGATCGCCTATGGCCCAACACTAAAACTTTACGGCAGATCTCAGTGGTGGGGATTGGCCCTGCCATTCATTGCTCTGTTGTATAGCCTCATGACCTTGGATTCCGCTTGGCAACATTGGCGGGGTCGGGGCGGCGGTTGGAAAGGACGGGTTTATGTGCCCCCCACAGGAAATTAA
- a CDS encoding HAD family hydrolase, protein MEKLPRLLILDFDGVICNGLQEYFQSSRQVCRQIWPDLPGEKLDCQRENFYRLRPVIETGWEMPLLLKALATNVDPGAIIADWPNIAQTLQNQEQISKAQLAPALDKVRDNYINNDLEYWLGLHSFYPGVIEQLNQWLHSSCPQSLYIVTTKEGRFVQHLLQNQTVDFPLGQIIGKEIKQPKFKTLEQLLVKHQCAGDQLWFVEDMLATLKTVAKQPSLEQTSLFLADWGYNTTTDRELAKQQNNFHLLSLKQFSSPFSQWF, encoded by the coding sequence ATGGAAAAACTACCCCGTTTGCTAATCCTAGATTTTGACGGTGTTATCTGTAACGGCTTGCAGGAATATTTCCAGAGTAGTCGTCAAGTTTGTCGGCAAATTTGGCCGGATTTACCGGGGGAAAAACTAGATTGCCAAAGGGAAAATTTTTATCGCCTCAGACCGGTGATTGAAACAGGTTGGGAAATGCCCCTATTACTCAAAGCCTTGGCCACAAATGTAGATCCAGGGGCGATCATAGCAGACTGGCCGAATATTGCTCAGACTTTACAGAACCAAGAACAAATTAGCAAAGCCCAACTAGCTCCAGCGTTGGATAAAGTGCGAGACAATTACATTAATAATGATTTGGAATATTGGCTAGGACTGCACAGTTTTTATCCGGGCGTAATTGAGCAATTAAATCAGTGGCTACACTCTTCTTGTCCCCAATCGCTCTACATTGTCACCACCAAGGAAGGCCGGTTTGTGCAACATTTACTCCAAAATCAGACAGTAGATTTTCCCCTAGGACAAATTATTGGCAAGGAAATTAAGCAACCCAAATTTAAAACCCTGGAACAGTTATTAGTTAAACATCAATGCGCTGGCGATCAACTTTGGTTTGTGGAGGATATGCTAGCCACCCTAAAGACTGTTGCTAAACAACCTTCCCTAGAACAAACCAGTTTATTTCTAGCAGATTGGGGTTACAACACAACAACCGACAGAGAGCTAGCTAAACAACAAAACAATTTTCATTTACTCTCCCTAAAGCAATTTTCTAGTCCTTTTTCCCAATGGTTTTAG
- a CDS encoding iron-sulfur cluster assembly accessory protein: MLQLTPSAAQEIKRLQQSRQLTHHHFRLAVKPGGCAGWLYHLDFVAEITVDDLEYESGGVTVLVDSQSAGYLHNLKLDYAEDLMGGGFRFTNPNAAQVCSCSLSFAPSLEGSL, from the coding sequence ATGCTGCAACTGACCCCCAGTGCCGCCCAGGAAATTAAACGTTTACAACAAAGTCGGCAACTGACCCACCACCATTTCCGTTTGGCCGTCAAACCTGGAGGCTGCGCTGGTTGGTTATACCATCTGGACTTTGTGGCGGAAATAACCGTCGATGATTTGGAGTATGAAAGTGGCGGGGTGACAGTGCTGGTAGATAGCCAGAGTGCGGGCTACCTCCACAACCTTAAATTGGACTATGCCGAGGACCTCATGGGGGGAGGGTTTCGCTTCACCAATCCCAATGCGGCCCAAGTGTGTAGTTGCAGTTTATCCTTTGCCCCTAGCTTGGAAGGGAGTCTGTAG
- a CDS encoding CHAT domain-containing protein, translating to MATNTQFFFLSCPAHGEEQVEIIDSVTGELESGDLSSDNGVIFDLYPLELTADQPVLIYLESQDFDPYLILMDAEGNKLDENDDLYDTDASILINQIDPQGYGVIVTSNKPGVTGEYKLQIILPNASQLIEIQGHQSLIQAEATMKEGSKESLLQAIELFKQGLAFYGQINIINRETIFALNRLGTIYSNFGENSQALAYYEQAVPLAQQLQDNALEGATFNNIGSIYNALGDRQTAINYYQRALALVRKAGDKTEEMTTINNLGVAYDNLGESEKALQYYAEALALGKSLNDMEMMGTSLSNIGLAYNNLGERDKALEYYQEALILSRSVGDRQGEAVRLNNIALIYDGFGEKDKALEYYIQSLIIAEAVGDQSLQGSVISNVALVLDGLGQKAQALEYYQQALALARLVGDRSGEGIRLNNIALLYDSIGEKDQALDYYKQALKLTRETGDRLVEGAILSNIGYVYDGLGQMDQAMDYYQQALVLRREIKDRDGEGLTLNNIGTIYYARQDYTQALNYYEQALALSRAVKNVGLEATILSNIGYVEFDQRKYDKSTLFLTQAIDLFESINSEDLSDELKVSYFDTYLYNYFRLQESLIAQNQPALALEIAERGRARALVELLNKRFAQDANFIPSEKPTIAALKKIAGDRQSTLVTYALIPTQDLSAPLKLYVYVISPSGTMEFRQMDFNQDLKDVDFVELLQTTRQSVTRRSPSDIIARRTAQEVSASLQQLHQILIDPIADLLPKNANAPVIFIPQGALFGIPFPALQDSDGQYLIDKHTILTAPSIQVLAQTAQQKQRLQQRASNLSPALVVGNPYPYPDNLDNLENAANEAKQIGQLLGVQPLIGKQAREETVLAQMPQAEVLHFATHASFDEQNGLESAIYLTAEAGQNNNDLLNTPGRITAAEIFHHFETNPLHANIAILSACDTGQGEITGDGVIGLSRSLIAAGVPSILVSLWSVDDASTEKLMTQFYQEWQQQGLGKAAALRQAMLKLKQEYPEPYYWGAFTLIGEAD from the coding sequence TTGGCTACTAATACTCAGTTTTTTTTTCTTTCCTGTCCTGCCCACGGGGAAGAACAAGTAGAAATTATTGATAGTGTCACTGGGGAATTAGAATCGGGGGACTTGAGCTCGGACAATGGCGTAATTTTTGACCTCTATCCCCTAGAATTAACGGCGGATCAGCCCGTGTTAATTTATCTAGAAAGCCAAGATTTTGATCCCTATTTGATCTTGATGGATGCAGAAGGTAATAAACTGGACGAAAATGACGATTTATACGACACCGATGCAAGTATTTTAATTAATCAAATAGACCCCCAGGGCTATGGGGTGATAGTTACCAGTAACAAACCAGGGGTAACGGGGGAATATAAACTGCAAATTATTCTACCTAATGCTAGTCAATTAATTGAAATTCAGGGGCATCAATCCCTGATCCAAGCTGAAGCAACAATGAAGGAAGGTTCAAAAGAATCTTTGCTCCAGGCCATTGAATTATTTAAACAGGGTTTAGCTTTTTATGGGCAAATAAATATTATTAATCGGGAAACGATATTTGCCCTCAATCGTTTAGGTACAATCTATTCTAACTTTGGTGAAAATTCCCAAGCTTTAGCTTATTATGAACAGGCTGTCCCCCTTGCCCAACAGTTGCAAGACAATGCCTTGGAAGGGGCTACCTTCAATAATATTGGCAGTATTTACAATGCTTTAGGGGATAGACAAACTGCCATTAATTATTACCAACGGGCTCTGGCTTTAGTCCGTAAAGCTGGCGACAAAACCGAGGAAATGACCACCATTAATAATTTGGGTGTGGCCTACGATAACTTGGGAGAAAGTGAAAAAGCTTTGCAATATTACGCCGAAGCTCTTGCCCTAGGAAAAAGCTTAAATGATATGGAGATGATGGGCACTAGCCTTAGTAATATTGGCTTGGCTTATAACAATTTGGGAGAAAGGGACAAAGCATTGGAATATTACCAAGAGGCCCTAATCCTATCCCGTTCTGTGGGCGATCGCCAGGGGGAAGCGGTACGATTAAATAACATTGCGTTGATATACGATGGTTTTGGGGAAAAGGATAAGGCTTTGGAGTATTACATTCAATCTTTAATCATTGCAGAAGCAGTGGGGGATCAATCTCTCCAGGGGTCTGTCATCAGTAATGTTGCTTTGGTCCTAGACGGACTGGGACAAAAAGCCCAGGCCCTAGAATATTATCAACAGGCCTTAGCCCTAGCCCGATTGGTGGGGGATCGTTCCGGGGAGGGAATAAGGTTAAATAACATTGCCCTACTTTACGACAGCATTGGCGAAAAAGATCAAGCCTTAGACTACTATAAACAAGCCCTCAAATTAACTAGGGAAACCGGCGATCGCCTGGTGGAGGGAGCAATTTTAAGCAACATTGGCTATGTTTACGACGGCTTGGGACAAATGGATCAAGCAATGGATTATTATCAGCAAGCTTTGGTACTCCGACGGGAGATCAAAGACCGGGATGGAGAAGGTTTAACTTTAAATAATATTGGCACCATCTACTATGCTCGCCAGGATTATACCCAGGCGTTGAATTACTATGAACAAGCCCTTGCCCTCAGTCGAGCGGTTAAAAATGTGGGGTTAGAAGCAACCATTCTCAGCAATATTGGTTATGTGGAATTTGACCAAAGAAAATATGATAAATCCACTTTATTTTTAACCCAAGCTATCGATTTATTCGAATCAATCAACAGCGAAGATTTGAGTGACGAATTGAAAGTTTCCTACTTCGATACCTATCTGTACAATTACTTTCGTCTGCAGGAAAGTTTAATTGCCCAAAATCAGCCCGCCTTAGCTTTGGAAATTGCCGAACGGGGCCGGGCCAGAGCCTTAGTGGAATTACTCAATAAACGTTTTGCCCAGGACGCTAATTTTATCCCCAGCGAAAAACCCACCATTGCTGCCCTGAAGAAAATTGCTGGCGATCGCCAGAGCACCCTAGTCACCTACGCCCTTATTCCAACCCAGGATTTATCGGCTCCCCTAAAGCTGTACGTCTATGTCATTTCCCCCAGCGGCACCATGGAATTCCGGCAAATGGATTTTAACCAGGACCTCAAAGACGTGGATTTTGTTGAACTACTCCAAACCACCAGACAGTCTGTCACCCGGCGATCGCCCTCCGATATCATTGCCCGCCGCACCGCCCAGGAAGTCAGTGCTTCTCTACAACAGCTCCATCAAATTTTGATCGATCCCATTGCTGACCTGTTGCCCAAAAATGCCAATGCCCCAGTTATTTTTATTCCCCAAGGAGCGCTGTTTGGGATTCCCTTCCCCGCTCTCCAAGACAGTGATGGTCAATATTTAATTGACAAACACACCATCCTCACAGCCCCCTCCATACAAGTGTTGGCCCAGACAGCCCAACAAAAGCAACGCCTCCAGCAAAGGGCCTCTAATCTTAGCCCAGCGTTGGTGGTGGGCAATCCCTACCCCTATCCCGACAACCTTGATAACCTGGAAAACGCGGCCAATGAAGCCAAACAAATCGGTCAATTGTTGGGGGTGCAACCCCTCATTGGTAAGCAGGCGAGGGAGGAGACAGTATTAGCCCAAATGCCCCAAGCGGAGGTTCTGCATTTTGCCACCCATGCCAGCTTTGACGAGCAAAATGGTCTGGAAAGCGCCATCTACCTCACAGCGGAAGCAGGACAAAACAACAACGACCTATTGAATACCCCGGGGCGGATCACAGCGGCGGAAATTTTTCACCATTTTGAAACGAATCCTCTCCATGCCAACATTGCCATTCTTAGTGCCTGCGACACGGGGCAAGGGGAAATTACCGGGGATGGGGTAATCGGCCTTTCCCGTTCCCTCATTGCGGCGGGGGTACCCAGTATTTTGGTTAGCCTCTGGAGCGTGGACGATGCTTCCACCGAAAAGCTCATGACCCAGTTTTACCAGGAATGGCAACAGCAGGGATTGGGCAAAGCCGCCGCCCTACGTCAGGCCATGCTCAAACTCAAGCAGGAATATCCTGAACCCTATTATTGGGGGGCTTTTACCCTCATTGGCGAAGCGGATTGA